GATAATCGAAAATGCTTCAAGTTACCCACTTTTGAAACTAAAAGACCAAGCATTTGAATCTTACTTTGTTTCTGTGCAAAAAAGTGCTCAAAAACCCATTCTGGGCATGTTGAATAGGTTTATACATTTTTGAATATGGTCACAATTATGGCATTACCTATGTCTGTCTTGTTTACACAATTTTAGAAGGAAATCATGGAATGCTTAAGATAGaatctcccacctccatccctaaAAACAGCTGACTTCCAAGACATAGGCTAGGCTGGAACTTGTTTGAGGTGATTATCTACATTTAAAGTGTGTTTTAAAATCAAGGATCATGGCTTCAAGACTAAAGTCTTAATTCCAACAAAGTGTATTTTTGTACTgatatttgcttgtttatttttattgtttctattttgttttttgaacaCTGTAATATCTCAACatatttttagagaaaagagTCTGAGCATTCTGCTACGAATCTGCTGGATCTTGACACTGTAGATGATAGGGTTCATCAGAGGTGGAAAAAGGATGTAGATGTTGCCCATAAGGACATGGACCACTGGGGAGAGATGCTTGCCAAATCGGTGCACCATTGTAAGGCTAATGATAGGAATGTAGAACACGAGGACAGCACAAACGTGGGAGATGCACGTCTGAAATGACTTATGCCGTTCCTCCCGAGAGGCAATTGCCAGAACTGACTTAAGAATCAGGACATAGGAGAAGAGGATAAGTACAGCATCCAACAATAGTGTGCAAATAACCAGCATCAGGGCATAGTAGCTATTGAATCGAATGTCTGAGCAGGCTAGGCGGAGAAGGTCTTGGTGCAGGCAGAATGAGTGAGAGAGGATGTGGGGACGGCAGTAGTGGAAGTATTTCAAACAGATAATAGGGGGTGTAATAAAGAAGAAACTCCTACCTAAAATGGTGAGTCCGATTTTGATAATTCTGGAATTAGTCAGGATAGAGGAATAATGCAGTGGATTGCAAATTGCAATGTACCGGTCAAAGGCCATAGTTAGGAGAACAGAGGATTCCATGAAGGACAGACCATGGATGAAATAGGCCTGGGTAATGCAGGAATCCAGGCTGATCTCTTGAATCAACCCCAACAGGATCCCTAGCACTGTGTTCACTGTGGACAGTCCCATGCACAAATCAGCGATAGCCAGCATGGCCAGGAAGTAGAACATGGGTTGATGCAGGCTAGGTTCAGTCCAGATTACATACAGCACCAGGCAGTTACCCAAAAGAACAACAGCATAAAtggtggagaagggaacagagatCCAGGGATATTGCTGCTCCAGACCAGAAAATCCagtgagaaggaaggaggaggaattaGTGCTGGGGCTTACTAAAGCTTTCATTCTGGATCTGAGATAATTTTTCGACGCAGcaagaaagtatttttcaaaGAGAATGCTCCGATTTCAGATGAGGTAGAATTTCTAAGTAAACAAAATTATGCTAAAAGTTAACTAATTTTACATAATGTAGTCAAGCAACTCTGTCCTTTAGAGGCATATTATCTGTCGGCTGGAAGAGAAGGGTGCTCTCCTGATGTCACTTAAGTGTCGTTATTTATCCACTGGCAGAGATACCTTAGAAGACACCTGTAATGATGAAGACTGGAGCAGGAAACTAATTTTCAGAAAGTATATGTTTTCTGGGACATTTTCCCAGGGATGCTGGTGAGATGGTATACCCTATAAAATTGAGAGAGAAGATTCTCAAAAGAATTCTTAGTTTTCTCCTTCCAACTCATAAAGCATTTAGAATGAAGAGTACTATAAAGTAGTCACTCTGCACCCATACTTTtccatttgtgttgtttccaaGCATATTTTCCTCCAAATAGTACTGAGTGGAAATGTTACTGTTTTCTCCCACTCTAAATGACATAACCAAAAATTAGTTTTTCAACCTTAGTGATAAGCCAAGAGGAATATTTATGCATGAAACCGGTGGCAAGTGATTTCCCATGGGAGCTCTTATCCTCTGGGATGTTCAACCCATGTGTGCTCCTGTGACTTGGAGACTCAGGTTGAAGACACTTTGCCTCTGACATCAACCCAGAGTTCTCCACCCGCTATTCATTCATGTCATTAGTTGGTTAAGTATTCATTTAATAGGCACTATTGAAAGGATGAgcaattattttctcttccttagaAACTGCTGTTCTAAAGATCATAAGGCCAATGTTGAATGACTAAATCTAAAGGCCTctttgctaccatctttctaacaataaccctgtgtacgagacagcaaaagagacactgatgtatagaacagtcttatggactctgtgggagagggagagggtgggaagatttgggagaatggcattgaaacatgtaaaatatcatgtatgaaacgagttgccagtccaggttcgatgcacgatactggatgcttggggctggtgcactgggacgacccagagggatggaatggggagggaggagggaggagggctcaggatggggaacacatgtatacctgtggcggattcattttgatatttggcaaatctaatacagttatgtaaagtttaaaaataaaataaaattaaaaaaataaataaataaataaaggcctCTTTGCAGCAGAATTGATTGGCTTGTTTTTCACATTATTATCCTGACTTGAATTCTGGCCCTGGAAGTCATTAGAAAGATTTAATGGCTCGTATCATGTAGGCAGGTGCTTAAAACTTTATATTGACTTTCATATTTGATTATGAAACACGTTGATTATTCCAACATGTTAAAGTAGCTTCGGATTCTGGCTTCCATTTATAGCCTATCCTTCATCTTTATCATACCAGTCTCATCAGGCAGCTTCTTTTAGGAGcctatccatttttatttcttgttctgaGCTTCCCCCAcagctcaatgggtaaagaatccacctgcagttcaagaaacacaggagatgtgggttcagtccctggattgggaagatccactggagaaggaaatggcaacccactccagtattcttgcctgaaaaatcccatggacacaggagcctggtgggctacagtccaaaaggttgTAAAGAGTTGTATAAGACTAAGTGACTAGGCATAAGCACAAGCAAGCCCCTCTCAACATTAGATAACTTAGTTCACTATTTTTAGTACATTTTCTTCATTGAGTGCCTGGACTTTCTTtgaacacatttatttttcaaaaccacCACTGCTTTTTTTTCACAAGATTTTTCTCTTGATGTTCTCGCTGCCAAGATGTGTTTCTCCATCTTCTCCCCAAcatctttattctctttttcaaACAGTCTTTCTTGCATTTTTCCTCTTCATCTGAAACATCACTTTTCAGGAAGCCCCTTAACTTGGACAGATTTTCTCCACGTACCTATTATTTTGGTAACAtacattcatcttttttttttaatttaatttaatttttaaactttacaaaattgtattagttttgcataCATTCATCTTTATATAACTCATTGAATTTATAATTTGATATTCATTagatgacttatttcactaaggtTTCTGTTGCACAGTAAACTGTAAGTTTCCTGAAAGTGGAGAGAGTGTCAGTTTTTACTCACTATAGTAGCCTGAAATTTACAAGGCTAAGTTTTCACCCCTTCTGTGATTTTAGATTCATGGATATAATTGTCTCCTTGATGTCTCCACTTcggtatttaaaaattataattatggtAATTAAGTACTTCATCCTCCGCCTAAATAATTATCTCCCTATTTCCTCCGAATATCACAAAATGACTCCACCGACCACACAATTGCTTACAAAAATTCTAGAACCATTCTTGCTATTCCTCCCCTCTCCATCAAATCCTTTATCAGTTTCTATCATATCTACCCTAAAGCATACCCTGAACCTGCTCACTTTTCACCTGTAGACCTGTATATTCCCAGTATCTTGGTTCATAACATCTTTTCCGTGGTTATAGTAATAATTTGCTAGCCAGCTTAATTGTTTTTGCACTTGTCTCTAAAAAAGCAGAGGAGCCAGACTGCTTTTCTACAAAACTCTACTAGATAGCATaagcctttgtttaaaaaaatattctggtGGATTCTTATGTTCTTAAAATAATATGCAAGTTATTTATCATGGTATCATGATCAGAAAACTTTACATGACCTGGCCCATCCACATCTACTTCTACATCAAGGACCGCTGTTGGCTTCACTCCCTAATCTCTAGGCATCTTTCTCTTCCTCAAAGCAAATTAAGAGTATTCCTGTCTCATCTTTGACCTTGATCTTTTATCTGCTTAGAATTATTTAATTCAAGTTTTTTGTTCAAAATCTCCTTTAATCATTCAGGCTTCAGTTCAATGTTGCTTCTTTAGGGTGATTTTTGTAGCCCTACCATTATTGGTTCCATTTTCTCAAAGAAGTCACTCTCATTGCGATATCCTGCTTGATATTTATACTATTTGCTATATGCTGATTATCCTTTACATCTACTGGAAGTTCTAGAAAATCAGGagttatgtttgttttgttttgttttgttttttcctcctgctCACTGCTATATAATGAGATTTAGAATAGAGTGATCATTtatcaaacaaatattttattaatgaatttTATCTATGAAATAAGAGCTGCACCTTACAGAGGTATTAATAACAAGACAAGTTTGCAAATAGTTGCCATGAAACCTAAGCACTCATATCTTAAGGTACTCATATCTGATCCCTGTTGGCCACACATTTTAAATCTTGGGTCATCATATATAAGatttatatgatatataaaacagatgTCATCCTAGAAATTCTTGCTGATCTTGgtcataaaatacaaaatttgagTATGATTCCTATCGTGCCCAGTGTGATCCAAACATATAGGCTCTACCCTGGGATTGATGCCAAAAGATGCAACTATTCTGTGACTGTAGGCCTACACTGAAAGAACATACTCTCTGTCAAGCTTCTTCAGACAAGCCATGAATGTTAATGGTACTGCCAAAGAGAATATCAACATTACAGCAACAGAAGAGTAATAaatgttggaattttttttaaaattctgtttgagATGTA
This sequence is a window from Bubalus kerabau isolate K-KA32 ecotype Philippines breed swamp buffalo chromosome 15, PCC_UOA_SB_1v2, whole genome shotgun sequence. Protein-coding genes within it:
- the LOC129628709 gene encoding olfactory receptor 51V1-like, whose protein sequence is MKALVSPSTNSSSFLLTGFSGLEQQYPWISVPFSTIYAVVLLGNCLVLYVIWTEPSLHQPMFYFLAMLAIADLCMGLSTVNTVLGILLGLIQEISLDSCITQAYFIHGLSFMESSVLLTMAFDRYIAICNPLHYSSILTNSRIIKIGLTILGRSFFFITPPIICLKYFHYCRPHILSHSFCLHQDLLRLACSDIRFNSYYALMLVICTLLLDAVLILFSYVLILKSVLAIASREERHKSFQTCISHVCAVLVFYIPIISLTMVHRFGKHLSPVVHVLMGNIYILFPPLMNPIIYSVKIQQIRSRMLRLFSLKIC